The Mycobacteriales bacterium region CCTCGGCGACCTCATCGGCGAGCAGCGACCCGCTCTCGCGACCGCGGGCGAGCAGCTCGACCACCACGGGGTGCTCGGTGGCGGGTCCGTCGTGGACGGGCGGCCCGGCATCCGGCACGGCGTCCGGCACGGCGTCGTCCTGCTCCTGCAGGGCGGGCTCCGTGCCGGGGACGGTCACAGCGCGCCGAGCCCCCGCTCGCGCAGCGCCCGCGCGGTCGACTCCAGCTGGATGAGCTCGGCCCACACGCGGTGGTAGCGCTCCGGCTCCTCGACGGGGTTCATCCGCTGCAGCGCCGGCTTGAGCTCGGTGATCCGCCGCACGACCGCCAGCTCCTGCAGCCGGCCCAGCACCGCGGTGGCGTAGCGCTCGTCGGGGTCCCCGTCGCAGATCAGCGCCTCGACCGCGAGCGAGGTCACGAGCTGGCGGACGGCGTCGTCGGAGCAGGCCTCGAGGACCCGGGAGACCCACGCCTCACCGGGTACGCCGGACGCCGCTCCGCCGGCCTTCGCGACCGCGGCCTGCACCTCCCTCAGCCCACCGTCGGTGAAGGCCTCGTCGGCGAGGCCGTCGAACTCCGGGGACACCAGCACCGGGGCCTGCACGACGAGCTTGGCGGCTTCGCGCTCCAGCCGCGCGGTGGTCTGGTCGACGGTCTGCGCCGCCGGCCGCCGCTGCGCGGGGGTCCGCGGGTCACCCGCGAGCTCCGACACCCGACCGGCGACGAGCTCGACCTCCATGCCGAGCCAGCCGGCGAGGCGGCGGGCGTACTCCGGGCGCAGCGCGCGGTCCTTGACCTTCGCGACCAGCGGCGCCGCGACGCCGAGCGCCTGCACCCGGCCCTCCGCGGACTCGAGGTCGTAGCGGGCCAACGCGGCCTTGACGGCGAACTCCACGAGCGGCACCCGCGAGGACACCAGGTCGCGGACGGCCTCGTCACCGCGGGCCAGCCGCAGCTCGCACGGGTCCATGCCACCAGGGCTCACCGCGATGAAGGTCTGGGTGACGAACTTCTGGTCGTCACCGAAGGCCTTCAGCGCCGCCTTCTGCCCGGCCGCGTCGCCGTCGAAGAGGAAGATGACCTCGCCCTGCAGCTCGC contains the following coding sequences:
- the dnaG gene encoding DNA primase, whose translation is MAGRIRDVDVVAVRERARLEDVVAESGVALRPAGGGRLKGLCPFHDEKSPSFNVNPALGFYMCFGCSESGDTIKYVQKTEQLSFPEAVEWLARKFGVELHYEEGSSAAGRQTGQRTRLVAAHRAAAEFFAEQLGSAEAVIGRQFLAERGFDQAAAEAYGVGYAPTGWDVLVGHLRGRGFTTEELVLGGLASQGQRGPIDKFRGRLLWPIRDITGDVIGFGARKLREDDNGPKYLNTSETPLYKKSSVLYGVDLAKKEIAKRRQAVVVEGYTDVMAAHLAGVPTAVATCGTAFGADHIGVLRRLLMDSGELQGEVIFLFDGDAAGQKAALKAFGDDQKFVTQTFIAVSPGGMDPCELRLARGDEAVRDLVSSRVPLVEFAVKAALARYDLESAEGRVQALGVAAPLVAKVKDRALRPEYARRLAGWLGMEVELVAGRVSELAGDPRTPAQRRPAAQTVDQTTARLEREAAKLVVQAPVLVSPEFDGLADEAFTDGGLREVQAAVAKAGGAASGVPGEAWVSRVLEACSDDAVRQLVTSLAVEALICDGDPDERYATAVLGRLQELAVVRRITELKPALQRMNPVEEPERYHRVWAELIQLESTARALRERGLGAL